The sequence AAGATTATAAGGTTCCATGCATGCACATTTTATCAGGAAACTATTCTTTATAAAATTTTATTAATAGATTTTACCAAGAAGATTTTAAAGAACCATAAAATATCGAAACAATCGGAGtaacaaaatttattaattttgatcGGCCGCATAATTAATGCTGACTTCGTAATCTAAAAGACATGCATATCTTACGAGCTTGATTTTGTTTCCCAACAATGTTCACATAAGATTTTGAATGCACATTGGAAGTGGTTAAAAGAATTATAAGGTTCCATGCACATCTGACCAGGAAACTATATATCCTTTATAAAATTATAATAAATTTTACCAAGAAGAAATTAAAGAACTATAAAACGTAAGAGATATCAAAACAATTGCGAgtaacaaaatttattttttcgATCGGCCACATAATGCTGACTTCCTAATCTAAAAGACATGCATATACTAAAATTCTGTTAGATGTAGAAAACCATCAGATCAGAGTCTCCAAGCTAATTAACATCCGTCAAGCTCGAACGGACCAGTTGGATCAAGTTGTTTGCAGAGCGAAAGATAAGTCAGAAAAATAAGACGGTCCTTAGCCCCAGTACGATGAAGAGAGTTCTTATCACAATAGAACTTCAACTGTTCAAGTGTACAACACCCAATCATTTGGCCCAAGAGCAAGAACAACCAATTTATCAACCCTTTGTCAGATGGCATTACTGGTTTCAATGAATTTGGCTGATCGCAGCGTGGACAGGTTTCTAGACGCGGCGTCATCCAATTATCTGTAGCTCGATGACACAAATCCTCTTTGTTGTGGTAAATGAAAGAACCAACCTCCAATAGCTTACTCTGTAGATCGTACTCGAGACTGCAGCGATGCTCACACTTTTTGCACTGAACTTCACCGGTTATTGTATGTATACCTTTTGATATCAGATGATCCCTGCCATGAATTTTGGCAAATCTATTCGTTGCCCACTCGAATGGTGGTACAGCCAAATCAACAGCAGTCTCTGCTCGTACACGTACTCTTGAATGTCGACGACCACCACCACTGCCAGGATGATTAGGTATAGAAAAACCACCGCCTCCATGATTAACAGGAGGAActataccaccaccaccaccaccaccataactaTTACCAATACCTGCAGCACCATCACCAATATCACGAAAACCATAACCAACTGAAGGAACAGGAGGAGGCATAGTAATATTATTAGGTGGGGAAGAAGATGACCTTatgttttttcttcttaagtATGAAGGACCAAGTGAAAGCTCCAAGTCTATATCTTCTTCAAAACCTTCACGGTCAGATCTTTTCTTATCTTTCACCattattctctttcttttctttgagtaATAATTCTTTCTTGATTTTTGTTACTGCTAATGTTATAGTTTCTTTTATCTTCTTTTGTTGTGGGAGAACTCCAACAAATAAATCTGTTCCTGGATTTATGGTTATCTGAGATACTGAATTTTGAAACCCACCAGTAGGGTTTAAGAATATATATATGCACGTTTTGTTTTTAATGTTTATAATAAGAGTTTGTTACAAGTTACAACTGCCTGCGTTTGAAGAAATGACCTGATTTTGACTGACTGTATATCCTTATTTGTCTGCTACACGTGCATTAACCACACCATCTGTCGGAATCCGAAAATGCTAGATGTCCCGCAATACTTTCCCCATGGCATTCAGCCATCGACCAACCGCTGCCCAAGAGGGTTCGAGGAATCCATAAATCTAGGGTTCAACTCCAGAAAATAAAAACGAAGCAAATTCTGACAATGGGTCAATGTCGCTAACACCGGTAGTGTGGTTGTAGTGACCGTGTTTTTCATATAATCCGGCTATGCTGAAgggaattttatgtatttttttaatGTTTAAATAAGAAGCTCAGAATGGGTTATTATGCAAATGATAATGACCCTTGGCGGAAATTAGTAGATGGATTTAGTTACACTAATGAAATGCattcaatcaatcaaaatcatTACGGGACTGAGTACAAGGCTCTCAGTATTAATACCATAACACATACAGGACAGGTTGTCAAAGACAGCTCACACTTCAGTAAAAGTCAACAACACGATTGACTCACACAGTTATACAAAGAATAGTACCAGATGCATTGTATACTTTCATATGATAATTACCCCCCTCAAACTGCAATGTCATGTAAGGAGCAATATGCAGTTTGCGCCTAAGAAATTCAAACCTAGGTCCAGATAAACCTTTAGTGAAGATGTCTGCTACTTGCTGAAGAGTGCACAAATAAGTAACCTGTAAGCTCTTGTTGTGAACCAAGTCCCTGACAAAATGATAGTCAATTGTCAAATGCTTGATTTTGCTGTGAAAAGTAGGATTTGATGAGAGAGATACTGCACTTTGGTTGTCACAAGATATGATAGGAGCAGTAGAAAAAAACAAGTGCAGATCTTTTAAAAGCTGACAAACCCACACAACTTCAGCTGCAGTGTTGGCTAGAGGCCTATATTCAGCCTCTGTGGAGCTTCTAGCTACTCATTTTGGCGTTTGCTAGACCATGAGATAAGATTGGaaccaaagaaaatacagaaaccACCAGTAGATCTTCTAGTATCAACAGAACCTGCCCAGTCTGCATCACTGAATCCATGTATAGCCAAAAGACCTTTTGAAAATAATATCCCATAGTCAAGAGTACTCTTGATGTACCTGAGTATCCTTTTAGCAGCAATGAAATGAGTGTCAGTTGGTGCCTGCATATGTAAACAAACCTGATTTACTACATATCCAATTTCAGGTCTTGTCCATGTTAAGTATTGTAGAGCACCAACAAGAGATTTGTATTCACTTGGATCTGACAATGGAGTACCACGTGAACTGGATAACAGAGAATAGGGAGATATTGGAGTGCTGCAAGGTTTTGCTCCTATCATATTGAACTTTTCAAGTAAGTCCAAAGCATATTTGGTTTGGCTGAGAAAGAGCTGATGAGAATTTCTTTTCACTTGAAGACCAAGAAAGAAATGCAATTCTCCAAGATCTTTGATTGGAAAGTAAGAATGCAGTTGGAGAATGAACTGATCAATTTATTCTCTTGAATTCCCTGTGATCATTATGTTATCAACATAAACCAAAATGATGGTAATTCTAGAACCATATTTCTGTACAAACAATGAAGAATCAGCTAAAGATGGCTTGAATTCATGAGATACAAGCACATTTAGTAATTTGTCATACCAAGCCCTTGGTGCTTGTTTAAGGCCATAGATGGACTTATGTAGTTTGCACACATGATTTGGTTTCTCTGGATCAACAAAACCAGGTGGTTGTTTCATGTAAACATCCTCTTCTAAGTCTCCATGTAGAAAAGCATTACTTACATCCAATTGTTTAATTTTCCAATCAAAATTCACTGCTAGAGATAGAATTAACCTGATAGTTGTTGGCTTTGGAACTAGACTGAAAGTTTCTGTGAAATCTATACCCTCCTGCTGATGAAAACCCTTAGCTACTAGTTTTGATTTGAATTTATCAATAGTACCATCAGACTTGTGCTTGATTTTATAGACCCATTTGCAACCCACAACATTGTAAGATGGATCTGGATCTACAAGAGAATAAGTTCCTGCATCTTGTAATGTTGTATGTTCCTCAACCATGGAATTCTTCCATTGAGGTATTTTAATAGCTTTATAGATGTTGGAGGTGGGATAACAAAAGTAAGATTAGATGACAAGACATATTTAGTATTATA comes from Papaver somniferum cultivar HN1 chromosome 7, ASM357369v1, whole genome shotgun sequence and encodes:
- the LOC113295463 gene encoding uncharacterized protein LOC113295463 produces the protein MVKDKKRSDREGFEEDIDLELSLGPSYLRRKNIRSSSSPPNNITMPPPVPSVGYGFRDIGDGAAGIGNSYGGGGGGGIVPPVNHGGGGFSIPNHPGSGGGRRHSRVRVRAETAVDLAVPPFEWATNRFAKIHGRDHLISKGIHTITGEVQCKKCEHRCSLEYDLQSKLLEVGSFIYHNKEDLCHRATDNWMTPRLETCPRCDQPNSLKPVMPSDKGLINWLFLLLGQMIGCCTLEQLKFYCDKNSLHRTGAKDRLIFLTYLSLCKQLDPTGPFELDGC